One Patescibacteria group bacterium DNA segment encodes these proteins:
- the rplE gene encoding 50S ribosomal protein L5, whose amino-acid sequence MTRLSKKYREEVILKMKEFFDYKNNLAIPKVDKVTINIGTSRAIKEPKLLDIMQENLANIAGQKPVLRYARKSVSGFNVKEGMVVGLKVTLRGKRMEEFLDKLINITLPRVRDFRGLSVESFDKQGNLTIGFKECSVFPEIDPNKAEMIHGLEVCISTTARTREEGIKLLKLLGFPLVEKES is encoded by the coding sequence ATGACGCGATTAAGCAAAAAATACAGGGAAGAAGTAATTTTGAAAATGAAGGAATTTTTTGATTATAAGAATAATCTGGCAATACCTAAAGTGGATAAGGTAACTATTAATATCGGCACTTCCCGCGCCATTAAAGAACCTAAGCTTTTGGATATTATGCAAGAAAATCTAGCCAATATCGCCGGACAAAAGCCAGTATTGAGATATGCTCGCAAGTCTGTCTCCGGTTTTAACGTGAAAGAAGGAATGGTGGTGGGGCTAAAAGTGACCCTGCGGGGAAAGAGGATGGAAGAATTTTTAGACAAGTTAATTAATATTACCTTGCCGCGGGTGAGGGACTTTCGGGGGCTGTCTGTCGAGTCTTTTGATAAACAGGGAAATTTGACTATTGGTTTTAAGGAATGTTCGGTTTTTCCGGAGATTGATCCAAATAAAGCGGAAATGATTCATGGTTTAGAGGTTTGTATCAGCACTACCGCTCGAACGCGCGAAGAAGGGATTAAATTATTAAAGCTATTGGGTTTTCCTCTGGTAGAAAAAGAATCTTAA
- the rplX gene encoding 50S ribosomal protein L24, whose product MRLKKGDNIIVTSGKDRGKKGKIVRIFPQRDKIIVEGANLVIRYTRPKKQGEKGQRVEVNAPIHISNAKLICPKCGKGTRVGVKISPQGKKRLCKKCGEAFL is encoded by the coding sequence ATGAGGCTTAAAAAAGGTGATAATATCATTGTGACGAGCGGCAAGGACCGCGGCAAGAAAGGAAAAATTGTGCGCATTTTTCCGCAAAGAGATAAGATTATTGTGGAGGGCGCAAATCTTGTGATTCGGTATACGCGGCCTAAAAAGCAGGGCGAAAAAGGGCAACGCGTGGAGGTCAACGCGCCGATTCATATTTCTAACGCGAAATTGATTTGTCCAAAGTGCGGCAAGGGGACAAGGGTGGGCGTAAAAATTTCACCGCAAGGTAAAAAAAGGTTGTGTAAAAAATGCGGAGAAGCCTTCTTATAA
- the rpsC gene encoding 30S ribosomal protein S3: MGQKVSPTALRLGYLYSWKSKWVANKKNYRKFLEEDIRLRNYIMEKLKEMGIARVEIERSANLINIIILTSRPGMIIGRGGTGVEDLKKELAKFTGNKSFKVTIEETKNPEANAQLVARTIAEALEKRIPFRRVVKQSLERVKENRGVYGVKIMVAGRLNGATMKRREWVAWGQIPLHNLRADIDFAQDISKTTYGIIGIKVWIYKGEVFEQKKEDKATSN, encoded by the coding sequence ATGGGACAAAAAGTTTCACCTACTGCGCTACGGTTAGGCTATCTTTATTCTTGGAAGTCTAAGTGGGTAGCGAATAAAAAGAATTACCGAAAATTTCTTGAGGAAGATATCCGTCTGCGCAATTATATAATGGAAAAATTAAAAGAGATGGGTATTGCCCGCGTTGAGATTGAACGTTCGGCGAATTTGATTAATATCATCATTTTAACTTCGCGTCCGGGTATGATTATCGGTCGTGGGGGTACGGGTGTTGAGGATTTGAAAAAGGAATTAGCAAAGTTTACCGGGAATAAATCTTTTAAGGTCACGATTGAAGAAACCAAAAATCCAGAAGCTAATGCTCAACTTGTGGCGCGGACAATCGCCGAAGCACTAGAGAAAAGGATTCCTTTTCGGCGTGTTGTGAAACAATCTTTGGAAAGGGTGAAAGAGAATCGGGGAGTTTATGGCGTGAAGATTATGGTGGCAGGGCGTTTGAATGGGGCGACAATGAAGCGGCGCGAGTGGGTTGCCTGGGGACAAATCCCATTACATAATTTGAGAGCGGATATTGATTTTGCCCAAGATATTTCCAAAACCACTTATGGAATTATCGGGATCAAGGTTTGGATTTACAAGGGAGAAGTTTTTGAACAAAAGAAGGAAGACAAAGCAACCAGTAATTAA
- the rpsQ gene encoding 30S ribosomal protein S17 — protein sequence MEGKKIIKRILQGIVVSDKMNKTRVVAVVRTKTHSKYLKRYKATRRYKAHDEKNEYHTGDKVIIEECRPLSREKRWRVINKLT from the coding sequence ATGGAAGGTAAAAAAATAATTAAGCGGATTCTTCAGGGGATCGTTGTTTCGGATAAAATGAATAAAACCAGAGTGGTTGCCGTGGTTCGCACCAAGACCCATTCTAAATATCTTAAAAGATATAAGGCGACTCGAAGATATAAGGCGCACGATGAAAAGAATGAGTATCATACGGGAGACAAAGTAATTATTGAAGAGTGCCGACCTCTTTCACGGGAGAAACGATGGCGGGTGATTAATAAACTCACCTAA
- the rpmC gene encoding 50S ribosomal protein L29 produces the protein MKELKQKSISELQHELAFQRDEMREFNFKLVQGEVKNVRALRKVKKEIARILTLLNIRRKINGSA, from the coding sequence ATGAAAGAATTAAAGCAAAAGAGCATATCAGAATTACAACATGAGCTTGCTTTTCAGAGAGACGAAATGCGAGAGTTTAATTTCAAGTTGGTCCAGGGCGAGGTGAAAAATGTGCGCGCTTTGCGCAAGGTGAAAAAGGAGATTGCGCGAATTTTAACCCTTTTGAATATTCGCAGAAAAATTAATGGTTCGGCATAG
- a CDS encoding type Z 30S ribosomal protein S14 — MAKKSWIAKAKRKPKFKTRVVRRCWRCGRRRGYMRDFGLCRICFRELANKGEIPGIRKASW, encoded by the coding sequence ATGGCGAAAAAATCTTGGATCGCTAAAGCAAAAAGGAAACCAAAGTTTAAGACGCGTGTCGTGAGACGTTGTTGGCGTTGCGGTCGGAGACGGGGGTATATGCGCGATTTTGGCTTATGCCGGATTTGCTTTAGGGAATTAGCGAATAAAGGAGAGATTCCGGGGATCCGTAAGGCCTCTTGGTAA
- the rplN gene encoding 50S ribosomal protein L14 translates to MIQEQTRLKVADNTGARIIKCIKVLGGSWRRFGRLGDVIIASVKVAFPHGTVKEHAKVYAVIVRQRKEYRREDGSYIRFDDNAAVILQSRESKDPLGTRIFGPIPRELRERGFNKIISLAKEVL, encoded by the coding sequence ATGATCCAGGAACAGACTCGTTTAAAAGTCGCCGATAACACTGGCGCGAGGATAATTAAATGCATTAAAGTTTTAGGCGGCTCGTGGCGCCGATTTGGTCGTTTGGGCGATGTGATCATCGCGAGCGTGAAGGTCGCGTTTCCCCATGGCACCGTAAAGGAGCATGCCAAGGTTTACGCGGTGATTGTGCGTCAGAGAAAGGAATATCGTCGCGAAGACGGATCTTATATTCGTTTTGATGATAATGCCGCCGTGATTTTACAGAGCAGAGAGAGCAAGGATCCTTTGGGAACACGGATTTTCGGGCCGATTCCTCGGGAACTCAGAGAGCGTGGTTTTAATAAAATTATTTCTTTAGCCAAAGAAGTTTTGTAG
- the rplP gene encoding 50S ribosomal protein L16: MLIPKKVKHRKHQRGRLAGKAKGGDFLAFGAFGLKAQESVWLTSRQIEAARRAMTRFVQRGGKIWIRVFPDKAVTKKAAEVGMGGGKGAVDHFVAVVKRGRIIFEMDGVPLKIAREAMRLASHKLPIKTKFVQD; encoded by the coding sequence ATGTTAATTCCTAAAAAGGTAAAACATCGTAAACATCAACGCGGACGTCTCGCGGGTAAGGCTAAAGGGGGAGATTTTCTTGCCTTTGGCGCTTTTGGTTTAAAGGCGCAGGAGAGTGTTTGGCTTACGTCTCGTCAGATTGAAGCAGCGCGGCGAGCGATGACTAGGTTTGTCCAGAGGGGGGGCAAGATTTGGATTAGGGTGTTTCCAGATAAGGCTGTGACTAAAAAGGCAGCGGAAGTAGGAATGGGCGGTGGCAAGGGAGCAGTGGATCACTTTGTCGCCGTCGTCAAACGGGGGCGGATTATTTTTGAAATGGATGGCGTGCCATTGAAGATTGCTCGGGAGGCTATGCGCTTGGCTAGCCATAAACTGCCTATTAAAACTAAATTCGTGCAGGATTAA